Proteins from a genomic interval of Niabella soli DSM 19437:
- a CDS encoding SLATT domain-containing protein, translating to MAYDWTKPTETLETIKNNILTSMKTEEEWYARFRKYHSIYSRTIRVLSIILFAFGILWPILSADQVLKNKPIPNYGYISLAIGGLLLLLDKYLGISSGYVRFYIAELDIKKNTQDFIENWDIETAKANNPLTQENILALLNLVKTFRQAVYTTIQVETGSWATEFQTQTSELYELFKQKQDEYKNPANISVNVENYTDYSNIEIGIDNEVPIALKGTTSIVFRNVAIQPHTIQVRATKADKIISFSKNVDVTGDKTAEVILTLP from the coding sequence ATGGCTTACGACTGGACCAAACCAACTGAAACTCTTGAAACAATTAAGAATAATATTTTGACTTCTATGAAAACAGAAGAAGAATGGTATGCGCGATTTAGAAAGTATCATTCTATTTATTCTAGAACGATTCGGGTTTTATCAATTATCCTTTTTGCTTTTGGAATACTGTGGCCTATTCTAAGTGCAGACCAGGTACTAAAGAACAAACCTATTCCAAACTATGGTTATATAAGCTTAGCCATTGGGGGACTTTTGTTGTTACTCGACAAATATTTAGGTATTTCCTCAGGTTATGTTAGATTTTACATTGCTGAATTGGATATTAAAAAGAATACTCAAGACTTCATTGAGAACTGGGATATAGAAACTGCAAAGGCAAATAATCCTCTAACTCAAGAAAATATTTTAGCATTATTAAATTTGGTAAAAACCTTTCGGCAAGCTGTTTACACGACAATTCAAGTAGAAACAGGTTCATGGGCAACAGAATTTCAGACACAAACCAGTGAGCTTTATGAGTTGTTTAAACAAAAGCAAGATGAATATAAAAACCCTGCTAATATTTCAGTTAACGTAGAAAATTACACTGACTACTCTAATATAGAAATTGGAATAGACAATGAAGTTCCAATTGCTTTGAAAGGAACTACATCAATAGTTTTTAGAAACGTTGCTATCCAACCCCATACAATTCAAGTTCGAGCAACTAAGGCAGACAAAATAATTAGCTTTTCAAAAAATGTTGATGTAACAGGCGATAAAACCGCCGAAGTAATTCTAACTCTACCTTAA
- a CDS encoding lipase family protein — MTRSKFVIVLTGSHQERLKANIAAKQFVDYAIFSSNIYPENKTSSSFIPVKTDWEKIDEAFLPKIPLPILKTQKMICGLVYEVWHRKTENKIEIVISFKGTTPNVFNDWICNLRWFTLNPVLRGVFHYFFWDYYHQVQMLIPQLISTVKNIFPNKSVEFISTGHSLGGGLAQQAAYATNDIKKVFAFNPSPVTGYKDIKKNFRKINEIGIEICRIYQAGEVLFFFRKVAKYFYPLTTVDPEIKEYKFSFFKGDSIERHAMRKLAINLINASKTF, encoded by the coding sequence ATGACCAGATCAAAATTTGTTATTGTCTTAACCGGAAGTCATCAGGAGAGACTAAAAGCCAATATTGCGGCAAAGCAATTTGTAGACTATGCTATTTTTTCTTCCAATATCTATCCAGAGAACAAAACCAGCAGTTCTTTTATACCCGTAAAAACAGATTGGGAAAAAATTGATGAGGCATTCCTTCCGAAAATCCCACTTCCAATTTTAAAAACTCAGAAAATGATTTGTGGGCTGGTATATGAAGTATGGCACCGGAAAACAGAAAACAAAATCGAAATCGTAATCTCATTTAAAGGCACGACGCCAAATGTTTTTAATGATTGGATCTGCAATTTAAGATGGTTTACTCTAAATCCTGTTTTGCGGGGAGTTTTCCACTACTTTTTTTGGGACTACTATCATCAAGTTCAAATGCTGATCCCACAATTAATTTCAACTGTTAAAAATATTTTTCCAAATAAATCTGTTGAATTTATTTCTACCGGGCATTCCCTGGGCGGAGGCCTGGCACAACAAGCTGCATATGCAACAAATGATATAAAAAAAGTCTTCGCATTCAATCCATCCCCGGTCACCGGGTATAAGGACATTAAAAAGAATTTCAGGAAAATAAATGAAATTGGCATCGAAATATGCAGAATATACCAGGCGGGTGAGGTTCTGTTTTTTTTCAGGAAGGTTGCAAAATATTTTTATCCATTAACAACGGTTGATCCGGAGATTAAGGAATACAAATTTTCATTTTTTAAAGGCGATTCAATAGAAAGGCATGCGATGAGAAAGCTTGCAATTAATTTAATTAACGCATCTAAAACTTTTTAA
- a CDS encoding CBS domain-containing protein encodes MSKVSNILGRKGHDAISIPPATTVYRALELMAEKNIGSLVVKEGENFLGIMTERDYSRKVILKGKHSSDTTVEEIMSTDLPKVTPEDSVERCMELMSDKNIRYLPVFIDQQLAGIISISDVVKETILQQKETINHLQDYIHSGG; translated from the coding sequence ATGTCTAAAGTATCAAATATTTTGGGAAGAAAAGGGCACGATGCCATCAGCATCCCCCCTGCCACAACCGTTTACCGGGCGCTGGAGTTGATGGCTGAAAAGAACATTGGTTCGCTTGTTGTAAAAGAAGGAGAAAATTTCCTGGGGATCATGACGGAGCGTGATTATTCCCGGAAAGTGATCCTGAAAGGCAAGCATTCCTCCGATACCACCGTTGAAGAAATCATGTCTACCGATCTGCCAAAGGTCACTCCCGAAGATTCCGTAGAACGCTGTATGGAGCTCATGAGCGATAAGAATATCCGGTATCTGCCGGTTTTTATTGATCAGCAACTGGCGGGCATTATCTCCATCAGCGATGTGGTAAAAGAAACCATCCTGCAGCAGAAAGAAACGATTAATCATTTACAGGATTATATACATAGCGGCGGGTAA
- the mqnE gene encoding aminofutalosine synthase MqnE — MVTVLSEDVLPKDTALKNIATKVYNGERITDEECLILFEKGSLGFVGSLANYVREKLHGDTTYFNRNFHIEPTNACVYTCNFCSYSRLYAHRDEAWELSLEQMMDIVKKYDNEPVTEVHIVGGVHPKMNLEFFAELLRKIKAHRPGLHIKGFTAVELDYMFRKAKKTVEEGMQYLKEAGLESLPGGGAEIFASGVRQQICADKVDADGWLKIHETAHQLGMHTNATMLYGHIESFADRVDHMSRLRALQDKTGGFNTFIPLKFRNGDNDMSHVPESTLIEDMRLYAIARIYMDNFPHLKAYWPMLGRQNAQLSLSFGVNDLDGTIDDTTKIYSMAGAEEQTPSMTTQDLVVLIKQAKRKPVERGTLYNVIKDYSTAELEAVE, encoded by the coding sequence ATGGTAACAGTGCTGAGTGAAGATGTACTTCCAAAAGATACCGCTCTTAAAAATATAGCAACAAAAGTTTATAACGGCGAACGAATCACTGACGAAGAATGTCTTATTCTTTTCGAAAAAGGGAGCCTTGGTTTCGTGGGCAGTCTGGCCAATTATGTACGCGAAAAATTACATGGCGATACCACTTATTTCAACCGGAATTTTCACATCGAGCCCACCAATGCCTGCGTGTATACCTGTAATTTCTGCAGTTACAGCCGGCTATACGCCCATCGGGATGAAGCCTGGGAACTGAGCCTGGAGCAGATGATGGACATTGTAAAAAAGTACGATAATGAACCGGTAACAGAAGTGCATATCGTGGGCGGCGTACATCCCAAAATGAACCTGGAGTTTTTTGCCGAATTGCTGCGCAAAATAAAAGCCCATCGCCCCGGGCTGCACATCAAAGGATTTACGGCGGTGGAGCTGGATTATATGTTCCGCAAGGCGAAGAAAACCGTTGAAGAAGGGATGCAATACCTTAAGGAAGCCGGACTGGAAAGTCTGCCCGGCGGGGGTGCGGAGATCTTTGCTTCCGGGGTGCGCCAGCAGATCTGTGCGGATAAAGTGGATGCCGACGGTTGGTTAAAAATACATGAGACAGCCCATCAACTGGGGATGCACACCAATGCTACTATGTTGTACGGACATATAGAAAGTTTTGCCGACCGGGTGGATCATATGAGCCGGCTGCGGGCCCTGCAGGATAAAACCGGCGGCTTTAATACTTTTATTCCGCTGAAATTCCGCAATGGCGATAATGACATGAGCCATGTCCCGGAATCTACCTTAATTGAGGATATGCGCCTGTATGCCATTGCCCGTATTTATATGGATAATTTCCCTCACCTTAAAGCCTACTGGCCGATGCTGGGGCGGCAGAATGCCCAGTTATCGCTTTCCTTTGGTGTAAACGACCTGGACGGAACGATCGACGATACCACGAAGATCTATTCCATGGCCGGCGCCGAGGAGCAAACCCCCTCCATGACCACGCAGGACCTGGTGGTACTGATCAAACAGGCCAAACGCAAACCGGTCGAGAGGGGAACTTTGTATAACGTAATCAAGGATTATAGCACTGCAGAACTGGAAGCAGTGGAATAG